The Pseudomonadota bacterium DNA window ATTATCAATCATTTTTCCAAGCAGGCAGATGATATGATCCTGGTGGGAAAAATAAACGGTGAGGTCCCGGCGTTGATTAACCGCCATTATGTGGCCGCTGATCTGAAAATTCTCACCGGTTTCATTGAACCTCATATGTGGGCGGGATTTTCCGGTGGCCGCAAGTCTATCCTGCCGGGGATTTCCTCCATTGAAACCCTGGAATACATGCATGGACCGGAAATGATTGCCCATCCCGAAACTGTCTATGGTACCCTTGAGGGTAATCCATTTCATGAAGCCGGCCTGGCTATCATGGCCAAGGCAGGAGCAGATTTCATCGTTAATGTCACCTTAAACACCCGCAAAGAAATTACCCGGGTTTTCGCCGGCGATCCGGTGGAAGCCCACCTGGAAGGCTGCCGATTTCTCACTCCTTTCTGTATCAAAAAAGTGGATGAACCGCTTGATTTTATTATTACCACCAATTCCGGTGCCCCCCTGGACTGCAACCTGTATCAGTCGGTAAAAGGTATCACCGGCGCTGCCCCGGTGGTCAAGAAGGGTGGAGAAATCATCATCGCCAGTGCCTGTTTAGAAGGTCTCGGCAGCCCGGAATATATTGAAATTCTAAAAATGGTCGATTCGCCGAAGAAGTTTATTGATCGCTTGCTGGCCAGAGAATTCTTCATCCCTGACCAATGGTGCGCCCAGGAAACCTACCAGGTAATGATCGATCATCCGGTCTGGTTCTATACCAGGGGAATCCTCCCGACCGAGCTGGAACGTTACCATTTTCAACCGGTCACCGACTTGAACAAAGCGATTGACGAATTGCTGGCCCTGCATGGCCCTGATGCCCGCTGGGCCGTGGTTCCCGATGGTCCTTTATTGATTTTGACACTTTCGTAAGAAGTCACAAACCAGATGGCACAGTAAAAGCTTCA harbors:
- the larA gene encoding nickel-dependent lactate racemase is translated as IINHFSKQADDMILVGKINGEVPALINRHYVAADLKILTGFIEPHMWAGFSGGRKSILPGISSIETLEYMHGPEMIAHPETVYGTLEGNPFHEAGLAIMAKAGADFIVNVTLNTRKEITRVFAGDPVEAHLEGCRFLTPFCIKKVDEPLDFIITTNSGAPLDCNLYQSVKGITGAAPVVKKGGEIIIASACLEGLGSPEYIEILKMVDSPKKFIDRLLAREFFIPDQWCAQETYQVMIDHPVWFYTRGILPTELERYHFQPVTDLNKAIDELLALHGPDARWAVVPDGPLLILTLS